Genomic segment of Streptomyces sp. NBC_01210:
GCCGCTGACCTGGTGGCCCGGGCCGCGGTATGCATCGACAATGCCCGCCGCTACACGCGCGAGCACACCCTCGCCCGACTCACTCAACGGTCATTGGTGCCTACCCGGCTGCCCATGCACACGGCCGTCGAGACCGCGTACACCTATCTGCCGGTGGCCTCCGGCGGCGCCTGGTACGACGTCATCCCGCTGTCCGGCGCACGGGTCGCGCTCGTGGCGGGCGATGTGTGCGGGCAGGGCATGAGGGCCGTGACCACCATGGGACGACTGCGCACGGCAGTCACCGCCTTCGCGGCCATGGACCTGCCGCCCGACGAGCTTCTCGAACGCCTCCACAGCCTGACCGAGGAACTCTCACGCGACTACCCGCCTGCGCAGGACGACCACTGGTCTGTGCTGACGGCGACCTGCCTCTACATCGTCTACGACCCCTCCGACGGCAGCTGCGTCCTGTCCCGGGCCGGTCACCCTCCGCCCGTCCTCGCCCTGCCCGATGGCACGGTGCGGATCGTTGAAACCCCGACCGGCCCAGTCTTGGGGCGAGGAGCATCCTCGTACACCAGTACGAGCGTGGATGTGCCCGAGGGCAGCATCCTCGCCCTCCAGAACACCGGGCTCCTCCAGGGCACCACGGAAAGCCGTCTCCCCGTCTACCGGAAAGCCCTGGGCAGAACCACGGGGACCCTGCAGGACACGTGCGACGCTCTGGCTGCCTCACTGCTCCCCGAGCCCCCCGACGACGACGCCCTGCTGCTCCTCGCACGTACCCGCGCACATGGCCCGGACAAGCTGGCCTCCTGGACGCTGCGCAACGCCCCGGAGAGCGCCGCCGAGGCCCGCCGTCTGGTCGGCGCACGGCTCGCGGAATGGGGCCTCACCGACCTCGACTTCAGCACCGGGCTCATCGCCAGCGAACTGGTGACCAATGCCGTCCGCTACTCCGACGGGCCGATCGGGCTACGCCTGATCCGCGACGCCGTTCTGACCTGTGAGGTCGCGGACATCAGCAACGCCTCCCCACATCTGCGACACGCCGAGGACGACGACGAAGGCGGCCGCGGCCTGTACCTGGTCGCCCAGTTCACCCAGGACTGGGGCACCCGGCGCACCGGGAGAGGCAAGATCATCTGGACGGAGCAGACGCTCCACTGACGCGAGCACACCGGGGCTGAGCAGTTGGAGGGGCGGTGTGCGTGGCGCAGCCGTCAGTGCTCGCGGTGCACCTTGGAGTTGGAGGCCTGGGCGCGGGGGCGGACCACCAACAGGTCGATGTTGACGTGGGAGGGGCGGGTGACGGCCCAGGTGATGGTCTCTGCGACGTCGTCGGCGGTGAGGGGCTCGGCCACGCCCGCGTAGACCTTGGCGGCCTTCTCCTCGTCACCGCGGAAGCGGGTTGTGGCGAACTCCTCGGTCTTGACCATGCCCGGGGCGATCTCGATCACGCGGACCGGAGTGCCGACGATCTCCAGGCGGAGAGTCTCGGCCAGGACGCGGGCGCCGTTTTTGGCGGCGACATAGCCGGCGCCGCCCTCATAGGTGGCGTGGCCCGCGGTGGAGGAGAGGATCACGACGGTGCCGTCGCCGCTCGTGGTGAGCGCCGGGAGCAGAGCCTGGGTGGTGTGGAGCGTGCCGATGACATTGACCTCGTACATCGTGCGCCAGTCGGCGGGATCGCCGGTGGCGACGGGGTCGGCGCCGAGTGCGCCGCCGGCGTTGTTGACGAGGACGTCGCAGCGGTCGAGGGAGGCGGCGAAGGTGTCGACGGCCTGGCGGTCGGTGACATCGAGGGCGTACGCGGTGGCCTGGTAGCCCGCGCCGGTGAGCTCGGCGGCGAGTGCCTCGACGCGGTCCTTGCGGCGGGCGGTGAGGACGACGTGGTAGCCGGCGGCAGCCAGTTGCCGTGCCGTGGCGGCTCCGATGCCGCTGCTGGCTCCGGTGATGACGGCGACGGGGGTCCCAGCGGCGGTCATGTCGTACTCCTCGCGCGTGTGATCTATTACGGCCAGGATAGGCGGCCTTGTGCGGGTCGCGGAGTCAGCGGCCGCGGGGGGCGTACATGATCACGGCCATGCCCGCGAGGCAGATCATGGCTCCGGTCACGTCCCAGCGGTCGGGGCGATAGCCGTCGGCGACCATGCCCCAGGCGATCGAGCCCGCCACGAAGACTCCGCCGTACGCGGCGAGGATGCGCCCGAACTCGCCGTCCGGCTGGAGGGTGGCGACGAAGCCGTACGCACCGAGGGCGATGACTCCTGCGCCGATCCAGATCCAGCCCCGGTGCTCCCTGAGCCCTTGCCAGACGAGCCAGGCTCCGCCGATCTCGAAGAGGGCGGCGACGAGGAAGAGAGCGGCGGAACGGGCGACGAGCATGGATACAGGCTGTCATGCAGGAGGCCGGAGACTCGCCGGAGCTGATGAATAATCAGGTTCAATAAGGATTAATCGGTATCTTCTGACTATGTGTGCGATGCGCAAGGCGCTGTGGGCGGTGTCCGCCGCGGCGGTGATGGTGGTCGGTTCGGGGGCGAGCGCGGCCGCGGGTGACCGGGTGATCGCGCCGGAGTCGGATGTGGCGCACCACGGCCATGTCTCGCTGACGGACGGGTGGCTGGCGGTGTGGCTGCTGAGTGAGAGTCACGGTCCCTCCAGCCTCACGAACGCGACCGTGCGGCTGTCCTTCTCGGTGTCTCTGGCCGGAGTGCAGGATCTGCCGGCCGGGTGTCTGTGGGCCGAGGACCGGGTGGTGTTCTGTGCCACGGGCTCGCTGCCGGCAGGCGGGGTCGGACGGCAGCTCGCGCTCGATCTGAGGACGGTGGGCACACCGGACGAGGTGGTCGTCACCGTCGGTACGCAATGGAACGGCGGCG
This window contains:
- a CDS encoding ATP-binding SpoIIE family protein phosphatase encodes the protein MHPDDAEALLHALFTQPPIGLHVLDPDLRIVRFNAAAPGVQGFSESEVVGRTFRDLGFVVDDVDRMLRRVLATGESVSNFQYEGRLPRGPAGLRVLAVSAFRLQSTDGRTLGVAATVVDITEQYRAQRRLELLYRAGEQIGTTLDVFRTAQELADVAVPGLADVVEVDVLDSVMHGDAPSPGPLLNQVTLRRAGFQAAAPEAVRSSYEVGDVRVMRYGYGTPYAQSLTDLRPRLIRALDKDGGWPTRDPDQARMLREAGAHSFMAVPLAARGVVLGIAAFFRTKRAPPFEEADVSVAADLVARAAVCIDNARRYTREHTLARLTQRSLVPTRLPMHTAVETAYTYLPVASGGAWYDVIPLSGARVALVAGDVCGQGMRAVTTMGRLRTAVTAFAAMDLPPDELLERLHSLTEELSRDYPPAQDDHWSVLTATCLYIVYDPSDGSCVLSRAGHPPPVLALPDGTVRIVETPTGPVLGRGASSYTSTSVDVPEGSILALQNTGLLQGTTESRLPVYRKALGRTTGTLQDTCDALAASLLPEPPDDDALLLLARTRAHGPDKLASWTLRNAPESAAEARRLVGARLAEWGLTDLDFSTGLIASELVTNAVRYSDGPIGLRLIRDAVLTCEVADISNASPHLRHAEDDDEGGRGLYLVAQFTQDWGTRRTGRGKIIWTEQTLH
- a CDS encoding SDR family NAD(P)-dependent oxidoreductase, whose product is MTAAGTPVAVITGASSGIGAATARQLAAAGYHVVLTARRKDRVEALAAELTGAGYQATAYALDVTDRQAVDTFAASLDRCDVLVNNAGGALGADPVATGDPADWRTMYEVNVIGTLHTTQALLPALTTSGDGTVVILSSTAGHATYEGGAGYVAAKNGARVLAETLRLEIVGTPVRVIEIAPGMVKTEEFATTRFRGDEEKAAKVYAGVAEPLTADDVAETITWAVTRPSHVNIDLLVVRPRAQASNSKVHREH
- a CDS encoding YnfA family protein produces the protein MLVARSAALFLVAALFEIGGAWLVWQGLREHRGWIWIGAGVIALGAYGFVATLQPDGEFGRILAAYGGVFVAGSIAWGMVADGYRPDRWDVTGAMICLAGMAVIMYAPRGR